In the Deinococcus ficus genome, one interval contains:
- a CDS encoding U32 family peptidase codes for MVRARVKPEVMSPVGGHAQLRAAVEAGADAVFFGVNAPAGESRGFHARAKVGFSAEELPDLMKGLHERGVMGFVTFNILVFDRELRQAERQLIHLAESGVDALIVQDHGMVRLAREICPDLPIHGSTQMSITSAEGAELARRFGASRVVLGRELSLKDIERIANTTDVELETFVHGALCVSYSGQCFSSEAWGGRSANRGQCAQACRLPYEMIVDGLERDLGDARYLLSPGDLYALHQVPDLVRIGVDCLKIEGRYKDAEFVALTTAAYRRAVDEAWAGRPLSVTAQEERDLEQVYSRGLGPHFMAGTNHQTVVRGRAPRHRGVRVGTVRGATERGVLVELSEVVHAGDGLVFDPANWRSPQGREEGGFLYGLWQGGRQLEGAPSVGQVYELRFGRGAVDARMIREGDPVWRTQDPGLNARVKPLLDAADPVHTRPVTAQFVGRVGEVPALTLTDEGGRSVTVHGEAPLQEARNRALDEAGLREQLGKLGGTPYHLSALNVDLHGAGFLPVSALNALRRDAVAALTALRGQAPDRRTTPKLAESLAALGPAALTEPGRPRLHVLVRTPEQLDAALEVGADSVTLDYLELYGLKPSVERVKAAGIPVRVASPRILKPTEQNLEKFLLSLDAELLVRSGGLLEGLQDAPNHPVLIGDFSLNAANVLTTRALLDLGLTRITPTHDLNARQITELAGLVGPERLEVIAYQHLPVFHTEHCVFCRFLSEGTDYTNCGHPCESHRVALRDERGVQHPVMADVGCRNTVFEGRPQVAGLHLEDWLTAGLRDFRLEFVHETPEQVRGVIRLHRAALAGELDLAELQEGLDTLADQGTTEGSLFVPNDFGLLDALPLLG; via the coding sequence ATGGTCCGCGCGCGTGTGAAACCTGAAGTGATGAGTCCGGTGGGGGGGCACGCCCAGCTGCGTGCGGCCGTGGAGGCCGGCGCCGACGCCGTGTTCTTCGGCGTGAACGCTCCCGCCGGGGAGTCGCGCGGCTTTCACGCGCGTGCGAAGGTGGGGTTCAGCGCCGAGGAACTGCCGGACCTGATGAAGGGCCTGCACGAGCGGGGCGTGATGGGCTTCGTGACCTTCAACATCCTGGTGTTCGACCGGGAGCTCCGGCAGGCCGAGCGGCAGCTGATTCACCTCGCCGAGTCGGGCGTGGACGCATTGATCGTGCAGGACCACGGCATGGTGCGCCTGGCGCGGGAGATCTGCCCGGATCTGCCCATTCACGGCAGCACGCAGATGAGCATCACGTCCGCCGAGGGCGCCGAACTCGCCCGCCGCTTCGGGGCGAGCCGGGTGGTGCTGGGCCGCGAACTGAGTCTCAAGGACATCGAGCGCATCGCGAATACCACTGACGTGGAGCTGGAGACCTTCGTGCACGGCGCGCTGTGCGTGAGTTACAGCGGGCAGTGCTTCTCCAGCGAGGCGTGGGGGGGCCGCAGCGCGAACCGCGGGCAGTGCGCGCAGGCCTGCCGCCTGCCGTACGAGATGATCGTGGACGGCCTGGAACGCGACCTCGGCGACGCGCGGTACCTGCTCTCGCCCGGCGACCTGTACGCCCTGCATCAGGTGCCGGACCTCGTGCGGATCGGCGTGGACTGCCTGAAGATCGAGGGCCGGTACAAGGACGCCGAGTTCGTCGCCCTGACCACCGCCGCGTACCGCCGGGCGGTAGACGAGGCCTGGGCCGGCCGGCCGCTGTCCGTGACCGCGCAGGAGGAACGCGACCTGGAGCAGGTGTACTCGCGTGGGCTGGGGCCGCACTTCATGGCCGGCACGAACCACCAGACGGTCGTGCGGGGCCGCGCGCCCCGGCACCGCGGCGTGCGCGTGGGCACCGTGCGCGGCGCCACCGAGCGCGGCGTGCTGGTGGAACTGAGCGAGGTCGTGCACGCCGGCGACGGGCTGGTGTTCGACCCGGCGAACTGGCGCTCCCCGCAGGGCCGCGAGGAAGGCGGGTTCCTGTACGGCCTGTGGCAGGGCGGCCGGCAGCTGGAGGGCGCGCCGAGCGTGGGGCAGGTGTACGAACTGCGTTTCGGGCGGGGCGCGGTGGACGCCCGCATGATCCGCGAGGGTGACCCGGTGTGGCGCACCCAGGACCCCGGCCTGAACGCGCGGGTCAAGCCCCTGCTGGACGCGGCCGACCCGGTGCACACCCGCCCGGTGACGGCGCAGTTCGTGGGCCGGGTCGGGGAGGTGCCGGCCCTGACCCTGACCGACGAGGGGGGCCGCAGCGTGACCGTGCACGGTGAGGCGCCCCTGCAGGAGGCCCGCAACCGCGCGCTGGACGAGGCCGGTCTGCGCGAGCAGCTGGGGAAGCTGGGCGGCACGCCGTACCACCTCAGCGCCCTGAACGTGGACCTGCACGGTGCGGGCTTCCTGCCGGTGAGCGCCCTGAACGCCCTGCGTCGCGACGCCGTGGCCGCCCTGACCGCCCTGCGCGGGCAGGCCCCCGACCGCCGGACCACCCCCAAACTCGCGGAGTCGCTGGCCGCGCTGGGGCCCGCGGCGCTCACCGAGCCGGGCAGGCCGCGCCTGCATGTGCTGGTGCGCACCCCGGAACAGCTGGACGCCGCGCTGGAGGTGGGCGCGGACTCGGTCACGCTGGACTACCTGGAGCTGTACGGCCTGAAACCCAGCGTGGAGCGCGTGAAGGCTGCCGGCATTCCCGTGCGGGTCGCCAGCCCCCGCATCCTGAAACCCACCGAGCAGAACCTGGAGAAGTTCCTGCTGTCGCTGGACGCCGAACTGCTGGTGCGTTCGGGGGGGCTGCTGGAGGGCCTGCAGGACGCCCCGAACCACCCAGTGCTGATTGGGGACTTCAGCCTGAACGCCGCGAACGTCCTGACCACCCGCGCCCTGCTGGACCTGGGCCTCACGCGGATCACGCCCACGCACGACCTGAACGCCCGGCAGATCACGGAACTCGCCGGACTGGTCGGCCCCGAGCGGCTGGAAGTGATCGCGTACCAGCACCTGCCGGTGTTCCACACCGAGCACTGCGTGTTCTGCCGCTTCCTGTCGGAGGGCACGGACTACACGAACTGCGGCCACCCGTGCGAGTCGCACCGCGTGGCCCTGCGCGACGAGCGCGGCGTGCAGCACCCGGTGATGGCGGACGTCGGCTGCCGGAACACGGTGTTCGAGGGCCGCCCCCAGGTGGCTGGCCTGCACCTGGAAGACTGGCTGACGGCGGGCCTGCGGGATTTCCGCCTGGAGTTCGTGCACGAGACGCCGGAGCAGGTCCGGGGGGTGATCCGCCTGCACCGCGCCGCCCTGGCGGGCGAGCTGGACCTGGCGGAGCTGCAGGAGGGCCTGGACACCCTGGCCGACCAGGGCACCACCGAGGGCAGCCTGTTCGTGCCGAACGACTTTGGGCTGCTGGACGCCCTGCCTCTGCTGGGTTGA
- a CDS encoding DUF402 domain-containing protein, with translation MTPTRAPAQAHPVKVERHDTAGMQHHTNTGVREVHTYRQTPHGLFVARDFVDHPRVRHWQAHLLPALHLVVCLYDFHVQREHDYYLDIAHVHRDGAVWIVQDHYLDIVIHDGRTAELLDEDELHAACAAGFISDEDVYQAQLRALVTLDGLHHARYRLPVWLAGQGVQLDWLPAPRQVAPAQAAPQRLTA, from the coding sequence ATGACGCCCACCCGAGCCCCTGCCCAGGCCCACCCGGTGAAGGTGGAGCGCCACGACACCGCCGGAATGCAGCACCACACCAACACCGGCGTACGCGAGGTGCACACCTACCGCCAGACGCCGCACGGCCTGTTCGTCGCGCGGGACTTCGTGGACCACCCCCGCGTCCGGCACTGGCAGGCCCACCTGCTGCCCGCCCTGCACCTCGTGGTGTGCCTGTACGACTTCCACGTGCAGCGCGAACACGACTACTACCTGGACATCGCCCACGTCCACCGGGACGGGGCCGTCTGGATCGTGCAGGACCACTACCTGGACATCGTGATCCACGACGGCCGCACGGCCGAACTGCTCGACGAGGACGAACTGCACGCCGCCTGCGCGGCCGGCTTCATCAGCGACGAGGACGTGTACCAGGCGCAGCTTCGGGCACTGGTGACGCTGGACGGCCTGCACCACGCCCGCTACCGCCTGCCGGTCTGGCTGGCCGGGCAGGGCGTGCAGCTCGACTGGCTGCCCGCGCCCCGGCAGGTGGCGCCCGCCCAGGCGGCCCCGCAGCGCCTGACCGCCTGA
- a CDS encoding ABC transporter ATP-binding protein produces the protein MIEVQHYTKRFGRVAAVDDLSFTVHPGEIFGLLGSNGAGKTTTIRALVGLTRPTAGTVRVQGFDVWKDPVRAKAAFGYIPDRPYLYGKLTARELLRFVGQLYRVPGTDDQISRWLDLFRLTDFGNELLETYSHGMRQKVAIIAAMLPDPPVLIVDEPMVGLDPHAARQVRELFRGHADRGRTVLLTTHSLPLAEAVCDRLVVLDRGRVLGEGTMDDLRARTGTAAGGVHGDSLERIFFRLLEEEQAEADRRREALDPA, from the coding sequence ATGATCGAGGTCCAGCATTACACCAAGCGCTTCGGGCGGGTCGCGGCCGTGGACGACCTGAGCTTCACCGTGCACCCGGGAGAGATCTTCGGGCTGCTGGGCAGCAACGGCGCCGGCAAGACCACGACCATCCGCGCGCTGGTGGGCCTCACCCGCCCCACGGCCGGCACGGTGCGCGTGCAGGGCTTCGACGTCTGGAAGGATCCCGTGCGCGCCAAGGCAGCCTTCGGGTACATCCCGGACCGCCCGTACCTGTACGGGAAACTCACCGCGCGGGAACTGCTGCGCTTCGTGGGGCAGCTGTACCGGGTGCCCGGCACGGACGATCAGATCAGCCGCTGGCTGGACCTGTTCCGCCTCACGGACTTCGGGAACGAGCTGCTGGAGACGTACTCGCACGGCATGCGTCAGAAGGTCGCCATCATCGCCGCGATGCTGCCCGACCCGCCGGTGCTGATCGTGGACGAACCGATGGTCGGCCTGGACCCGCACGCCGCCCGGCAGGTGCGCGAACTGTTCCGCGGGCACGCTGACCGGGGCCGCACGGTGCTGCTCACCACGCACAGCCTGCCGCTGGCCGAAGCGGTGTGCGACCGGCTGGTCGTGCTGGACCGCGGGCGCGTGCTGGGCGAGGGCACCATGGACGACCTGCGCGCCCGGACCGGCACGGCCGCCGGCGGGGTGCACGGCGACAGCCTGGAGCGCATCTTCTTCCGCCTGCTGGAGGAGGAGCAGGCCGAGGCCGACCGGCGCCGGGAAGCGCTGGACCCCGCATGA
- a CDS encoding putative ABC transporter permease subunit, whose amino-acid sequence MTAPPAPPSLLRLKWTALCHAAQRAPKWGFVLVGALAALLVWAEVYGTWRALTFLGTFGDIGTNVFARVLEVGLITLTSGVTFSATTAAIQTLYLSDDLNFLLAQPLATRRVFGLKVFETFLNTALVPTFLTLPLILTVAAYFHAPAWAYPLMLGTVLLSFSAPVGLGALLAVLLMRIAPVGRVREVSTALGVLISAGLVYAIRALRPEVLVQRMQDPERFEELLRNFAAPTSPLLPPAWAAQALWQAAHGALSASLLPLAGLTAALLVGATLLATRAYQEGWARALDSSRPNLDPTPKRAGWTERRLGRLGPGGMLASKDSRVTFRDPTQWSQLLVVAALAGVYLISVKAVPVPVPQFRGILGYIQLAFQGFIIAGVAVRLAFPAVSTEGRAYWLLRTAPVSPRQIVLSKFWGALPVTLVLGLVMGLASARALDLGPVLLLLSALVSVSNALVITALGVGLGAAAPRFDADNPAEIGVSAGGLAFMGLSLAYSVLCLMLLARPAAGSVLRPDLFPGLSALTTPEGLLGLLGLGLATALGTWLSLRLGWQRLDALD is encoded by the coding sequence ATGACCGCCCCGCCCGCGCCGCCCAGCCTGCTGCGCCTGAAATGGACCGCGCTGTGTCACGCCGCGCAGCGCGCACCGAAGTGGGGTTTCGTGCTGGTGGGCGCCCTGGCCGCGCTGCTGGTGTGGGCCGAGGTGTACGGCACGTGGCGTGCCCTGACGTTCCTGGGCACCTTCGGGGACATCGGCACCAACGTCTTTGCGCGGGTGCTGGAGGTGGGCCTGATCACCCTGACCAGCGGCGTGACGTTCAGCGCCACCACCGCCGCCATCCAGACCCTGTACCTGAGTGACGACCTGAACTTCCTGCTGGCGCAGCCGCTCGCCACCCGCCGCGTGTTCGGGCTGAAGGTCTTCGAGACGTTCCTGAACACCGCTCTGGTCCCCACCTTCCTGACGCTGCCGCTGATCCTGACCGTCGCTGCGTACTTCCACGCGCCCGCCTGGGCGTACCCGCTGATGCTGGGCACCGTGCTGCTCAGCTTTTCCGCGCCGGTCGGGCTGGGCGCCCTGCTGGCCGTGCTGCTCATGCGGATCGCGCCGGTCGGCCGGGTGCGGGAGGTGAGCACCGCGCTGGGCGTGCTGATCAGCGCCGGGCTGGTGTACGCCATCCGCGCCCTGCGGCCCGAGGTGCTCGTGCAGCGCATGCAGGACCCGGAGAGGTTCGAGGAACTCCTGCGGAATTTCGCCGCCCCCACCAGCCCGCTCCTGCCGCCCGCCTGGGCCGCGCAGGCGCTGTGGCAGGCCGCGCACGGCGCACTCTCCGCCAGCCTGCTCCCGCTGGCGGGCCTCACGGCGGCGCTGCTGGTGGGCGCCACGCTGCTCGCCACCCGCGCCTACCAGGAAGGCTGGGCGCGGGCGCTGGACAGCAGCCGGCCCAACCTGGACCCCACCCCGAAACGGGCCGGCTGGACCGAACGCCGCCTCGGCCGCCTGGGACCGGGCGGGATGCTCGCCAGCAAGGACAGCCGCGTCACCTTCCGCGACCCCACCCAGTGGAGCCAGCTGCTGGTCGTCGCCGCCCTGGCCGGCGTGTACCTGATCAGCGTGAAGGCCGTGCCCGTCCCCGTGCCGCAGTTCCGGGGCATCCTGGGCTACATCCAGCTGGCCTTCCAGGGATTCATCATCGCGGGCGTAGCCGTGCGCCTGGCGTTCCCGGCCGTGTCCACCGAGGGCCGCGCGTACTGGCTGCTGCGCACCGCGCCAGTCAGCCCGCGCCAGATCGTGCTCAGCAAGTTCTGGGGGGCGCTGCCGGTCACGCTGGTGCTGGGGCTGGTGATGGGCCTCGCCAGCGCCCGCGCCCTGGACCTCGGGCCGGTCCTGCTGCTCCTGAGCGCCCTGGTCAGCGTGAGCAACGCCCTGGTGATCACCGCGCTGGGCGTGGGCCTGGGCGCCGCCGCCCCCCGCTTCGACGCGGACAACCCCGCCGAGATCGGCGTGAGTGCCGGCGGACTGGCCTTCATGGGCCTGAGCCTGGCGTACTCGGTGCTGTGCCTGATGCTCCTCGCCCGGCCCGCCGCCGGCAGCGTCCTGCGCCCCGACCTGTTCCCCGGCCTGAGCGCCCTGACCACCCCGGAGGGCCTGCTGGGCCTGCTGGGCCTGGGACTGGCCACGGCCCTGGGCACCTGGCTCAGCCTGCGCCTCGGCTGGCAGCGGCTGGACGCCCTGGACTGA